A genome region from Magnolia sinica isolate HGM2019 chromosome 8, MsV1, whole genome shotgun sequence includes the following:
- the LOC131253196 gene encoding uncharacterized protein LOC131253196, producing the protein MSSFFLSKLRPHFPKTLFFFSSSKPSILIPSKPATLNWATPNSTLAANQAVHQDDEDEEPEPFDQRKLPADYDPATFDPTEHRSPPTDRVFRLVDEVSSLTLSETAELSSILMKKLGMRDPPTIGVMKPGAAGAVMGLAAGAAKAGASKEEKKVEKTVFELRLDAYDAAAKIKVIKEVRSFTDLGLKEAKDLVEKTPAVIKRGVSKEEGEQIIEKMKVLGAKVVME; encoded by the coding sequence atgaGCAGTTTCTTCCTCTCAAAACTCCGTCCCCACTTCCCCaaaaccctcttcttcttctcttcatcAAAGCCATCCATTCTCATCCCCTCAAAACCTGCTACTCTCAACTGGGCCACCCCAAACTCCACCCTCGCTGCAaatcaagccgtccatcaggacgATGAAGACGAGGAGCCCGAGCCGTTCGATCAACGCAAGCTCCCAGCCGACTATGATCCCGCCACCTTCGACCCCACCGAGCACCGATCCCCTCCTACCGACCGTGTCTTCCGCCTCGTCGATGAGGTCTCCAGCCTCACCCTCTCCGAGACCGCCGAGCTCTCATCGATCCTCATGAAGAAGCTCGGGATGCGGGACCCGCCCACCATTGGGGTTATGAAGCCTGGCGCCGCTGGGGCGGTGATGGGTTTGGCAGCAGGGGCAGCCAAAGCGGGGGCCTCCAAGGAGGAGAAGAAGGTGGAGAAGACGGTGTTCGAGCTGAGATTGGATGCGTATGATGCTGCAGCAAAGATAAAGGTAATTAAGGAGGTGAGGAGCTTTACAGATTTGGGACTGAAGGAGGCAAAGGATTTGGTGGAGAAGACGCCAGCTGTGATCAAGAGGGGGGTTTCAAAGGAGGAAGGGGAGCAAATTATTGAGAAGATGAAGGTGCTCGGTGCCAAAGTTGTCATGGAATGA